In Drosophila busckii strain San Diego stock center, stock number 13000-0081.31 chromosome 3R, ASM1175060v1, whole genome shotgun sequence, the sequence GATAAACATAACTGCACGTTCGACTATAGAGAACATGGCGCACAGGAGATTCGACGCAATAATCCGGTTGTGGTTGGCGAGAAAATTCAGAAAATTTGAATTGCGTGATGAGCATAGTGCCAGTAAAAAATGTAGCCCTAGaatgataacaacaacaacaacagcaactaatgtatacatatgaacaatatgtatgcatgaaatattaatgctaCGCAGAAACAaaacactatatatatatatacgatataaaactgcaaaacaacaataacaattacacaAAACACATATACACCAAcagaaatacacacacacacacacacacacacattatatctatatatatatatacatatatatactataaatagttgtaattttaatgtaattataaTGTACACAGTAACAAGCATACGGAAAAAATCAATAGTACAGAAACGTTAACCAAATACCACGCAAGCAAGAACAGAAACTGCAACAACCGCTTggatcaacagcagcaataataggagcagcagcatcatcagcaacagccacagctacagcaacagcagcagaagcagcagcaacaataacagcagacTACGGAACCAGACGCGTATTCAGCGCGTTAGCAATCATTAGGCGCTGGTTACACCAACAAGCTAAAATCTAACTAAagaatattttctttatttgctgTTATGCCAAAAGCAAGttgcgaatttatttatttgtattcgaATCTTTGTTCCCTACTTCTCAAAAGCAACTCTAATCgtaacacaacacaacacaaacgagaacaaaaagcacaacacGTAAGGAACAATTGTTACAATGTACACGaaacaagcaaaattttaTGTAGACAACCGTGtgtatttttgtgtgtttgtattgtgttgcatgttaaaaaaaagtttaaaaatccAAAAATACAAGTGCaagtaaaaactaaaaaaggcAGGGGCATTACTgtattgcaagcaaaaaaaaaaccaacaaaaatcctccgcaaaacacaaaaaaaaaaaattaaaataaaaaatttttcataatttttaattattgattaattaattatgtatgtatatgtaataaaaaagaaaaaagcagaAATGTAAAAATTCCTTTGGGACAATTTATATAACAtcgcaaaaatgaaaaaaaaagcgcagaacattaaaatttacaaattttacgACCACTTTAAAACCTCGAGAGAGCaagatatataatatatataatttatagttagACAACGTAAGCTCTATGGGtatataacataaaatttaatacgtTTAACTAGCAAATCgaagcaggcaggcaaatgCAGTGCAAGTTGTGCGTTCTTTTCAATACAACAATCaaactaaaaagaaatatatagttttgtttttaaaaagtttaacaGAAATTCTTAAAACTGAAAATACTACACGTAAAGTTAattgattttggttttttcaatggattttatgctatataaacatacaaaatgtaaatgcacATATGGTAAAGGCTAAAGAAAACACACTTAAGTACGTATATAGCGTTTGGTTCATCTGAAATATCTTGTTGCTTTAAGCgttatttagtttttctttgttttatattaaaaaatttaaatctttaataaataaaaatatatataattttatatttctttcttCCCTCTTAGTATTTacaattttgcttaaaaacaattacaataataactatatacatagctatactttttgttgttacacCTAGaaattatgcatacatacataatgaAAACACAAGGatattgcaatatatatatttttgattcgaaaaaagaaaaacaaaacgagaGAACTAACGGCAACCAAGCTTTGGCacagctaatttattttgaaattaaactgaCTGAGACGCCCATCTAAAAAAGACAGTAAAAAGGGTGTACAAAAAGCGGGCTAAAAGGGAATAGGAACTTATGTTTGAATGGACGGACTCTTATAATAGTTTTGATTGGTTATTTACTTACGTATAAGTGAATTGTGGGCCTTCAGTAAATATTTCCCGGTAGTCGATtaaagacaacaaacaaattatatctCTATAACAATAGCAAAGCACAACCATTTACAAAATCTAAAAAACTTACAACTGTAATACTATTTACACAAACATTATAGTATGTAtgagaaataaaacaaaattcaaactgTAAATTTTCAAAACTTATTATGTATTAACTATAGAACAGCAAAAttgtcattttaattttaatcgaTGCTAATTTagtgctttttaaatttaacaaacttatgcaaaagaaaatgaaaaacaatttacacacaaaaacacatacgtatattataattcaataaaacactttaaaattaattagtgaAATtgtatgaattaaaataaaaatgaatatattaaaatatgtaaacaacacaacaactgaaatatacatacacacataggcatggcacacacactcactcgcCACActctaatacacacacacacacacacacgacttGGATCCCAATAGAGCGCCACTTGTTAGTTGATGTGGTTTAGTTTGTTGGatgaaaatcaattgaatgcTGCTGTCAAGACTGTTACTTGGGGTCCAAGTGTTTGCGATTAAAACTACTCTAAAGCGTAGGCTTAAGagaagcttttgtttttgattataTAGATGGTATATGCTCTATATACTGTGTAGCttgtaataatataatttttgaaatgctttAGTGCGTTTTAGTTAAAATTGTGTTTATGTTTGACTATAAATCAGAATTTACatcattaattatatatatttatgtacatatgcataataattttttaaactgagtttttgatttgattaatgttctagtatttttaatttgtcattTCTGTTGTAGTCACTGTTGTGCTTTAAAGCTTAAGATTCAAGTATCACCCGACCTTTTACTATTCCAACTTCAAACTCTAACTATCTTAAATAAACTCAGCTTGATTTAACTCTTTTAAACTTAAGTCCGAAATTGTTTTGTTCgcagttgcaataaaaaagaaatgagaaaaattaaaattataaaaaatgaatatatatttgtagcttgtaaaaaatgagaaaattaATAGGATACGGCAAGTGCGTGAATATCTAATAGCTGATAAACATAtacatgaatatatatatatatatataaatattgtactAATttctaattgtaattaaaaatgcagaaCTTCTTCAACAAATAAGAAACACGtgaacatatatttaataacgAAATGGTAAAGCTAGTTTGAATCTAAATAGTTATAGTACATATATGGAGCCAGCGATATGGAAACGCATATATAAGAGCAACCAactattttacttaaatttaacaatgcataacaaatacaataacagatacatacatatatattcatataaagaaaaaagaaaacacaaaaagagGGAATAAAACACCAGaacaattgcaaatacatacatatatacataaatagtttaaaaatgttaaatgaaaattatattattttgaaacaaaacaaaaaaatcacaaaCGACAAGaaacaatcaataaaatttgttttgcctattataattatagttttttgactttttatttatgcatttacttttgaatctgaaaaaaagaaacactGCAGTTGCCCAGGTGCTAAATACTTAGACTTAATCTTTTCCCCAATATTCATTGAGATCAGTTGGCGTTCAacattagtttagtttatatcGCTTAACATACTATAAGACAATAGAACTCCATTTATGAACCTAAATAAAGTCACAGCAAGTGTTCAATAAATCAACTGCttagcaattattataaatttttaaaatgcgtTACTTTCGCTAATCGTTTCACTTATAATTATtctttattcaaaaataattttcatatacatagttattacaaatttgtgtATGTACGGGAGATTTTAGCTTTACCAAAAGaaagatatatttatatatagacgCATGATAGCCTTGGCTTGGGATGTTTACAATAATAAAGAGTGGATAAAGGTATATGACAAGAACAAAATTATAAGTGCTTAATATTAAGGtaaatctaaatataaatgtacacatatatgattaatatataaacaagagtaaattgcaaaagaaaacaaaatacatgTGAAAAGGATCTATTTATATCTTAAGTAACAAAACGTACatatatagactatatatgtatatttaatgaatGAGAAATTGCTAAAACTGATAAACATTATgattaagcaaaaacaaaaaaaaagggaaaaatcgaaaaaattaaaaaaaagcatacaAGAAGAAAATGGAACTAATAAAGAGAATTATTCtgagaaaaaaattaacaaaagttgCATTTGCTAATGTCAGAGCTAATGGGTACAACAAAAGGTGTAATGATAAAAGTTTTATAGGACTACTTAAGTGCTTAGATAATTTTAAGCTAGGAGATAGTGAGATTCATTATAACACATACTAATACAAACTTAAAGCTCTTATAGCCAGTGTGGTTAGGCATAAATTAATACTGAGATCAATACAGCAATGTTGAGATAAcgttgaaaatattattagttgATATAAAAGATTATTTTATGTTCTTGTCTGTAATCTTAGactctaatatatatattctataatctttgctgctgcatacGTGTCTCTTGATATGatacgcatacacatacatacatacgcatatgtatgcatttggGTTTCAAACCATATGTAGATCACAATCGCTGGAGTCGTTGATCAGTCATTTCTAGGCGATCAAAGTGAACGCACGTAACGTTCAACGCAGTTAAGATCTAGAGAGATCTGTTAGAGAGACCATATCACTATTATACAAATCAGCATTATTTCAGAGAGTCGAGCTCAGCAAGATGTCAAGAGTACAAACCGGTAAGTataagagagagggagagtgttTGCTTATAAGAGCGAAAGTGTCAATTGCCTTGGCTTATCTTGCTCTCATATAAATGTGATTATCAAGAATGTAAACAAACTGTTCCATTGCGCTTAGTGCTGGGCAGCATTACGCCCAATTTGCTAGGTCGTGCGCTCACCCATGAGCATGTGGCTTTGGACTTTGCCCACTTCTATAAGCCACCGCCAGCTGATTTCGAGGCTGAGTTGCAGCAGAAGATTAGCATGTCCACGCTGGGGTATGTGCGTCTATATCCCTACTCTAGTCGCGAGAACATACGCTTCTGTGATGACGAGGCACTGGAGGCGGCACGCAAGGATGTATTGCTTTATAAGAAACATGGCGGTGGTGCCATTGTGGAGAACAGCAGCTATGGTCTGAAACGCAATCTGGAGTTCATTGTGGAGCTGGCCAAGTCAACGGGTGTGCATTTTATAGCGGGAACTGGGCATTATATACATGCAGTGCAGGATGAAAAACATGCTAATCTCACGGTGGAGCAAATGTCAGATTTGTATACCAAGGATATACTGACGGGAATTGAGGTAGACGGTCAAATGGTGAAGTGTGGTTTCATTGGTGAGGTAGCCAGCGTATATCCAGTTCAAGGTGAGTTGGCTTATAGTATAAAGACTTCTGATCCTTGATCCTTCACCCTTCAGAGTTTGAGCGTCATGCTTTGATGGCCACGGGTGAAATTCAGGAAGTGTTGGGCTGTGGTGTTTCACTGCATCCACATCGCGTCACCGAGGCGCCTTTCGAGATTATGCGTCTGTATATGGAAGCGGGCGGCAAAGCCAATAAGTGTGTGATGTCGCATTTGGATCGTAAGTTACATCTTCATTATTAAGAGTGACAACCAAAGTTCTAAATTGCAGGCACTTTGTTTGATCTGGATGAGCTGCTGGAGTTTGCCAAGCTGGGCTGCTATCTGCAATATGATCTGTTTGGCACAGAGTGCTCTT encodes:
- the LOC108603172 gene encoding phosphotriesterase-related protein — protein: MSRVQTVLGSITPNLLGRALTHEHVALDFAHFYKPPPADFEAELQQKISMSTLGYVRLYPYSSRENIRFCDDEALEAARKDVLLYKKHGGGAIVENSSYGLKRNLEFIVELAKSTGVHFIAGTGHYIHAVQDEKHANLTVEQMSDLYTKDILTGIEVDGQMVKCGFIGEVASVYPVQEFERHALMATGEIQEVLGCGVSLHPHRVTEAPFEIMRLYMEAGGKANKCVMSHLDRTLFDLDELLEFAKLGCYLQYDLFGTECSYYQLNAAVDMISDGQRIDNLMKLLDEGLVDRLLMSHDIHTKHRLTSYGGHGYHHIHMNILPRMFQRGVTLEQVEQMTVINPANWLAFSA